Genomic DNA from Candidatus Zixiibacteriota bacterium:
AGGCTGGGGCTCCTGACCTGTTTCTGCCAATTCTCGGCACCCACTTCCCTGTTTTCTCTTTATACTTCCTGTATTCCTCTCCAAACTTTGCTTCCAGCAGTTTTTCTTCATAACTTGCGAGGTAATTATAGAAGATGAATACCCCCGCAAATAATACCAGGGAGAGAAGCGATAACGTAGAGATCGACAGTCCGAGGTAAAACAGGATGCTTGCCAAGTACAGGGGATGTCTTACATGCTTGAAAGCTCCGCTTGTTATCACGCTATCAGGCTTATGTTCACGATCGATTACAACATGACCCGACCTGAAAAGATATATACCAGTGATAAACATAATGCCCAGGATGGCCAGGCGAATAAACAGCGGGATATAAGCTGACAGGAAAGTAGATAGATGCAGAAAAAAAGAATCTCCAGCCCAAACCAAGAAAAACAGCACAAACAATATTAACTGCCCGGCATCACCAAACGGATGCTCACCATTTTTTTCTTTCATGACTAAGAACAGAATAGTATCAGAGGCACAGAGCTCCTGACCTACAGTCTTAATTAAGGGGACAGCCGTTTTGATATAAGATTTAACTGCTTCTTGCTAATAACTTCAATGACAATCTCATTCCCAACAGTTAATA
This window encodes:
- a CDS encoding isoprenylcysteine carboxylmethyltransferase family protein; its protein translation is MKEKNGEHPFGDAGQLILFVLFFLVWAGDSFFLHLSTFLSAYIPLFIRLAILGIMFITGIYLFRSGHVVIDREHKPDSVITSGAFKHVRHPLYLASILFYLGLSISTLSLLSLVLFAGVFIFYNYLASYEEKLLEAKFGEEYRKYKEKTGKWVPRIGRNRSGAPA